The DNA region GCTGATGAGGGGTGGCAGGGATCGCTCGGGCAGAACTTCCacaagggtgggggctgggacctgctcagCAGCCCCCAGGAGCTCCTAGTGATGGTTCAGCAGCCTTGGCGCAAGGCATGTGGCATGGCTGGAGATCCTGCACGCAGAGGTACTTTGTTATCATGAGAAGGATACAAGAAAGCATCACTGGAGCACAGTCCAGGCTTGTGTAGCCCAGTGTTCCATCTCTAGCAGtggtcagcaccagctgcttccgAGGCCAGTGCTGAAAACCCTGCAGTAGATGAGGAATGAGCTGTCCCATGATGGTTGCACCTTAACTCCCAGCAGTCAGAAGCCAGCTAAGCCCCAGAGCTGAGGGGAGGCCAAATTAAGGGTGTTATCCTTGGCTGCCCAGGAACGATCCAGCTCACGCAGACACTGCTTGCCCAGGGCGCGTGGCTATCTGCAGGGATCTCTGAGGAAGGGAGTGCCAGCTGCCTTCAGTGAAAGGTACTTTCGGACACTCTTGTGCCAGAGCAGGCAGCAGAAACGTGCCTCAGAGCATCAGCTCAGCCCGGTGTCTCAGGCCTCCTTGGCACAGGAAAGCTCAGCCTGCCACTGCAACCCCAGCACTCTGCTGACCGTGGGCCCTGGGTACAATACACAGGTTTACTCCCCATGGGAAGCTGATGGTAGGCACCAGCATTCTGCAGGAGGCAGTGTTACTCAAGGGGCATCAGCATGCACGCCTGACACCatgctctcctctgccccaagagtgcctcctgctggctggctAATGGAATCAAAGCTGCAACCTTAGGCAGCATCTCAGCAGCACAGAGGGGCCAGCTCAGAACTAGCCAGAGGGCCAAGCACTCTAGCATGGTCTAGTGGACTAAGCTCAGGGTCACGAGGTACAAGCAACTGAGGTCTAGGCTGCATGGCCACTGGGACTTCGCGagccctctgtcccctcccccggcAATGAGCCTGACCCAGCACCGGGACGGTGGGGCCCCTCAGCACTGTTCCCAGACCCTAATTCAGAAGGCACCTCCTAGCCATTACTCTGAACACAGTAGCAGTCACAGCATCCTGAGGCCCCTGTATTCTCTGATTGCTGGCCCAGCGCTTGGGGAAGTTTCCAGCCCTGTAAGCATTTGTTCTAGCCAGATCAGAGTCATGCATCCAGCCCCCACAGACCATGGGGCCTTGAGACATAGGAACTTACAAATCCCAGCAGTCCGATTACCAGCGCAGGCCTCACCTCAATCTGCATATAGTTTCAGCAGCAGATTTCAGCTCACGAGTTTGTGATTTGTGCTCACAGCCCACCTCCAACCTTTCCGAGGGCCTACAGTCCAGGCGCATTGAAAACATTTCTGCTAGAATCATGTTGGGTGGAAGAAACTCCACAGAAAGTGACCTATGGGTCCAGCATCCTGTGAGCTGCCTGGTACTGAACAACTGGGCTCCCCACCTACACAGCATGTGTTTATGACTCTTGCTTTGTGAGGTCTTGGACCATAAAACACAGGTTGATTTCAGGCTGAGTCTGAGTGACTATAGCAAAACACTCCACTCTACACAGGGGATTTGCATAGCGCACGGTACAAACCAGTCTACAGACTATGCCCCCAGATTGTGGGGGCACTAAACtgtcactaaactgggagaagtggtagatacgctggagagtagggataggatacagagggacttagacaaattagaggattgggccaaaagaaacctgatgaggttcagcaaggacaagtgcagagtcctgcacttaggatggaagaatcccatgcactgctacagactagggaccaaatggctaggcagcagttctgcagaaaaggaccaagcggttacagtggacgagaagcttgatatgagtgaacagtgtgcccttgttgccaagaaggcattttgggctgtataagtaggggcattgccagcagatcgagagacttGATCATTCTCCTCGATTCGAcatctggagttctgtgtccagttttggccctcacactacaaggaggatgtggaaaaattgataagagtccagaggagggcaacaaaaatgattagggggctggagcacatgacttatgaggagaggctgagggaactgggattatttagtctgcagaagagaagaatgagggcggatttgatagctgctttcaactacttgaaggggggttccaaacaggatggagcttggctgttctcaggggtggcagatgacagaacaaggagcaatggtctcaagttgcagtgaaggaggtttaggctggatattaggaaacactatttcactaggagagtggtgaagcactggaatgggttccctagggaggtggtggaatctcctcctttagaggtttttaaggtcaggcttgacaaagccctggctgggatgatttagttggggttggtcctgcttcgagcagggggttgaactagatacctcctgagggaAACTtctaaccttgatattctatgattctatgactgtggCACTCAGAAGTGAAATGCCACCCGATCTCTGGGGCGGGAGGTGGCAGCATATGTTACCACCACACTAGGGCAGGGATAGGAGACTGCTGCATACAGCTGAAGCCAGGAGGCTGAAGTTTGGCCAAGGTGCTGGGGCTGATAGCTCATTGGAGTGTCCCAGCACCTTTGGCAAGTGATTATGCAGGGCCTCTAGTGGCAGGCTCCCTGCGCCATGCTAGGGCACTGGGGGCAGCACTGACCCAGAGGGAGAAGCACCCCTAAGCAACCCACTCCAGGCAGTGCAATATCCCCAATGACTGAGGGGACTGCAACTCCTATGGAACCCTCAGCCTGGAACCACAGCACGCTGCAAGGGGAGAGTACCGGGTCACAATCCCCGGGTCACCCAACCCTGGGGCAGTTACCTCGTTTAAACTCCTCCAGGACAGCGTCCAGCTTAGTGTCGTTGAAGACGAAGTGCAGGGGGTGGTTGTAGAACTTGCTGATGGTGCTGAGCGGCACGCAGTCATCCGGGTCCACCAGCGCCAGGTCCTTGACGTAGAGCATGTCCACCAAATTGGTGCGCTCCTCCTCGTAGACGGGGATGCGGGTGTAGCCACTCTGCATGATCATGGACATGCTCTTGAAGTCCAGCACGGCGTTGGCGTTGAGCATGAAGCACTTGTCCAGCGGCGTCAGCACATCCTCCACCGTCTTGTTGCGCAGGGCACCCTTGCTGAACTCCTCGCGCACGAACTCATTGTACGGGTCGCTGTTGCGCACCATGTCCACGATCTTCTCCCGCAGGAGGCAGGTGCTGGCATCGTGCTGCAGGGCCAGTTCCAACAGCTTGCTGAGCGGCAGCGAGACGGGGAAGGTGAGCAGCATACAGAGTTGGGTCAGCCAGAGCCCGCGGGGAGCCAGTGCCAGCCCCCAGCGCGAGCTGACGGCGAAGGGCAGCACCTCAGCCAGCAGAAAGACCAAGACGGCCACGGCCAGGACAGCAGGTGCCACCATGCGCACGGCCCAGTAGAACAGCACGGCCAGGGCGGCGTTGGCCAgcgagctcagcagcagcagggagcagagggcaaAGGTGCCCCGCTGCCTCACCAGCTCCAGGGCTTTGCAGGCCTTGCGCTCCGCCTCCGAGCCGCAGTCCCGCAGCACGTACAGCTCCACTGGGTCCAGCCACAGGGTGCTGAGCTGCAGGACCCGCAGCAGGGAGGACAGGGCCAGCAGCAAGGCCACCAGCGTGCCCAGCAGCCAGGGGGCCAAGGGGGGCGGCAGGGCCATGGCCGCAGCTCGCCCGCCCCCACCCTCGTCCTCGTCCACGATGACAGCGTCGCCCGGGGCGGCCGggccccagggctgcccgggcCCCAGGCGGCTGCAGAGCTGGTACCGGCCGCGGGGCCCGGCGGGGGACACGGCCACGCGCACCAGCACCGCGTGCTCCCCCCGGGGGCGGTCGTCGGGCAGCACCTGCAGCGCGCCGGCGGGCGGGGCGGCGGAGGGGGGCCCCCCCCGGGCCGGGCAGGGCCCCCCCGCGGGCGCGAAGgccacccagggccagctgcGGTTGCTGAGGCCGGTGCCGTAGAGGCGCAGGCGGAAGTTGGCCCCCGGGGCGGCCCGGATCAGGCCCCCGCGGGCCCaggccccctcctccagccggaaGCCCAGCACCcgcgggggggcggggccgggctcgGGGGGGGGCTCGCTGGCCGAGGGggtcccggccccgcccccccggcgcGCGGCGCAGCCCAGGCACAGCGCGGCCATGGCCCAGCGCAGCCCCCACCCGCCCGCCATGGCGACAAGTGGGGAGCGCGGGGGGGGTCAGCTGACTCCCCACTCGCGCACCTTAGACTGCCCGCGGCGGGCCGGCCAATCAGAGAGCGCGGCTGCCGGGCTCCGGCCAATGGGCAGCGGAAGAGGGCCCCAAGCAAGGGGCGCGCAAGTTAGGCTGCATCGTGATATAAACAAGCAGAGGGAGGGGGCGAgggggctgagatttaaagggacagaggcccctttccctggctctgggaaggttGCACCCCTCGGTgcccagccgggggggggggaacctgatCTGTGTCCCCCTCGAGCCAGGCATGGCCACAGGACATTTATCTGCAGGGCTCGTGCGCAGGGGAGTTACTGCAGAAGGGAGGCAGGGGTCAGGGGGCTGACCGGCACCTCCAGGATGCTCCTAGGCCTGAACCCCTGGACACCGGCAACGGGTACTGAGCACCCCCAGCTAGGGCAGCACCACACCTACTGAGCACCCCCCGCCCAGGGCAGCGGGTACTGAGCACACACCCCCACAGGGCAATGGGTACTGAGCACCCCCAGCGAGGGTAGCACCGCACATACTgagcaccccacccccagggcagcAGGTATTAagcacccacacacacagggcagcaggtactgagcacccccccccacacacacacagggcaacGAGTACTGAGCAACACCCACCACACACAGGGCAGTGAGTACTGAGCATGCGCACACCCACCCAGGAAGCAGGTACCAGTGCTAACCAGACCTACCAGGGTCCCTGTTCGACCGGGCATTCTGGTAAAAAAACGGATGCCTAGAAACCCTAATTTAGACTTGCCCACACCTCAGACCTGTGTGAGTGGAACTTCTCCCTGTCCAAGGCAGAGGTTGAGCAAACTGGGATAGGGCTCAGAGATTTCACCTACTTTTCTCTGAATCAGGGTTAGACTGCACAAACAACAGAAAGGCCAGCCCAGTGATGTATGCacatggtgctttaaaagggctgTAAACACtgatgagccaaatcagctgtgaGGAAGAATGTATTCAGTAAAACATGAATGATCATTGGGACCTggttaagaacactttactagatgccaaGAAAGCCACAATCCCACCGTCAAGGAAGAAGGCTGGCTTGGGTAAAATAGCAACCTGGGTTAGAGGGCaagtgaaggcagctatttaaaaaaaaaaaaaaaggaaggaagaaaggagatacttataaatcagaagctagatAGTGTCAAAAATTGATGAGAAGCCACGAGATACAGAAAGACATCCATAGTGCGCccgcaccttgaatactgtgtgcagttctggttgcctcatctcaaagaaGATCTATTCAAAtttggaaaagtacagagaagggcaaaaaaaagATTAGgcatctggaacagcttccatatcagAGGAAATTacaaagattgggactgttcagcttggaagagagggctaagtggggatatgatagaggtctattaaatcatgactggcgtggagaaagtgaattaggaagtgttatttactccttcatgtaacataagaaccaggggtcacccaatgaaattaacaggcagcaggtttaaaaaaaaagcaaaagtaagaaaggggatgttgtgaaggaagtataagtgggttcaaaaaaaataactaggtaagttcctggaggacaggtccatcaatggctctggGTGTTTTttcctagcctctgactgccagaagctgggactgaacaacaggatggatcatttacaatttccctgttctgttcattccctctgaagcacctggcattggccactgtcagaagataggacactgggctagatggaccattggtctgacccagtttggccgttATTATGTTCTTATTCACTCTATGGCCAGCAAAAGTTAAGGCCAATAAGATGGAGGTTTTTAAGTatattataaacaaacaaaaaaaccctgacaatggtattggtttATTACTAGAcagaaatggcagaattatcaataataatgcagaaaaggcagacgtgttcaataaatatttcttttctgtattttgaaaaaaacagaTGATACAGTTATAGTGTATGAGCAAACTCTTTCCATTTCACTAGTATCTTCAgatgatgttaaacagaagctactaaagttcgACATTTTTAAATCGGCAGGTCCAAATAACAtgcacccaagagttttaaaagagctggctgaggagctcattaGAACATTAATGTTGCTTTTCAGTAAGTATTGGAACaacagggaagttccagaagaaagCTCATGTTGTGCCATTATTCAGAAAGTGTAACTGAGATGCCCTgagtaattacaggcctgtcaaTCTGATATTGATCCCGGGCAAGATAGAGCAGCTGATGTGGGATTCgcttaataaagaactaaaggagggtaGTATGAATAATAACCAATGCCAATCAAGACGGGTttgtggaaaacagatcctgccaaactaacctgatatcCCTTGAGATGAGATTACAGgtctggttgataaaggtaacagtacTGATGTCATGTACTtacacttctgtaaggtgtttgacctGGAACtttatgacattttgattaaaaaagctAGAAGGATATAAAATGATCATGGCACACAGgaaatggattaaaatctggctAACTGAGAGGTCTCAGAATGTAAATGGGGACTCCTCACTGAGCAGATCTGTGTCCAGTGGGGccctgcagggatcggttcttggccctacgctatttagcatttttatcaataacctggaagaaaacaaggtCATGCCTGAAGCAACATGAGCACTGCGGGAGAGGTAAATACTGAGGAGGATGGGCACTGATCCAGAGCAATCGCTcactgggggagctggggactGGCAAACGTGTTTTAATCTGgctaaatgtaactgtaaataaaCAGAGGCTGTTTGTCTAGCGGATCTGTGCCAGGGATTATtgtgggcaggtctctggcctgtgctctacTGGgagtcagagtagatgatcacaatggtcccttctggacttgacTAAAGAGCCTTGCCCCACCTCCCCATCACAGCATTGTGTGCCAAGCCACTGATCATTTTATAATCtaggtttttaataaaaaatatcgTGCTTTCCACTTGACACCATCACAGGGACAATCACAGGAGTGCTGCCAATGGGACACACCCCCTATTTCAGTCGAcagggggcgctgtagggagtgggccaggagcactacctgtggggggagctcccagctacttcAGTCCTGGCCTCTCCCCCAGCTGACAGTGCTGTAAGGAGCAAGGCGGGAGCACTGGCTCTTGGGGGCAGTCCCAGCTGAAGGTGTTgtagggaggggggtgggagcaATTCTGCACCCAGTCCTCCCCAGAGAACGAGCCCAGCTTAGCCCCAGCCCTCCCTGGTCTGCCGTTCCAAGGCTTAGCAATCACATTCGAACTGGCCATGGCAGCAGTCAGTGGCAATGGACCAGCGCACCAATAGACAGGCCCTGTCCCTAAGAGCCTACCGTGTAAATAAACCAAGTGTGGGAGTGGAAACTGAGTCTGGGAGGGTGCCATGACTTGTCTAAAGTCACCAGCAGGGCGGTGGATGAGCTAGGAACATAACCCAAACCTACTGAGCTCTGAGGAAAGGCCCGACGCCCTAGACCTCTTAGTAAGTGTGAGCTCATTTTGTTTAGTTATTGTGGGAGGCTCAGATGCCACTGATACGCTGCAAAACTTGGCTCAGGGCCTAGCCCTCACCTGGTCCGCTCTCCTGTGCTACAGAAGGGGAGCGActggaggggggagcagggacaCACGCCCGATCCTGTGGTTTTCTTGATCTTTGGTTCAGCCCAGAACAGCCTGCCCAGCTCGGACACGGTTCTGAGGTACAGTATGGAGATAGGAAATCTCGGGGGGTTCCGTACTATCGCCCATGTCCACAGACATGTAAAGACTCCATCTTTCATCTGTCACAGCCCAGGGAAATGCTGCCACCCACCCCCTGGCCACAGGCTGCGGCCTGGCCGTATTTAGATCCTCAAGTCCTTAGCAAGGGCCTAGTCTTGAAACCTCTTTCTCATGCTGCGGTATTATAtaaggtgtattacggtagcgtCCAGAAGCCCCACCATGCAGGGCGCtgcacacacagcccccagcccagtgaaaatggaCTGGTCACTTTCACTTTCTGGCTCTCCGGGCCTAGCAAACCCCTGCAGTGGCATTGCAAAGCCCTGGCAAAAGCAGCATCATTCTGCAAACCCCACAGACAGAGCAATCAATCTGGACGCGCTGCCACCGCCCTCATGATTCTcgtttaaaacaaaattaggaaaatgagggttttttgttttaaagtaagtTTAGGACCCAAACTCTGCCCGGTCCCTTTAAATTCTGAGTTGCTCTTGGAGTCAAAAGCAGTGCTGGTGGGTGGGGGTAGGTTAGCTTTGGGGGCGCAGGGAAGCACGAACAAGCTTTGAATTGGTGAATAGAAAATGAAGAAGCAAATATAAGAAACTGTTTCTTTCAGTGCTGCCCCAGTTCCTGTTTCATCTCTTTACTAAACtcgcagggccagatcctcacacAGTGTAAAGCAGCATAGACCACTGATGTGactggagctatgttgatttaccccagctgggatctggcccactgactccCACCGAGCGACAGCCCATTGGCCCCAGTTAGGATCTGGCCCGCTGACTCCCATGTgctcatttacatcagctggcGACCTGGCCCTTAGAGCTGAATAAAGAAACGAAAATAGGATAAACAACACAGGGTAGAGCCTcatttggtgtaaatcagcagaactctactgacttcaaggGAGCTACAACAACTTGCATCAGCTGAAGATATGGCTGAAATGTCAGCGTTTGTGACATTATGTAATATGCTTCCCACCAAACACATGAACAGAGAAATGATTAAACAGAAACAGGCACTCCACTGCCCATGAAATTAGGCATACGCAGATTCAGCCTCCTGGCCTCCACCTGCATAGCTGGGAATGAACCTTCAGGGGCCACAAAGCACAGAAGAAAGGGAATATAGAGAGATATTTTATTACCCAAtcaaaaaaataaattccatATTTTGTTTAGCAAATATCATAATTTCTTAGTGACAAGAGATGCAgactcaaaaatgaaacaaaacaaaatcccctCCCAAAAGGGTGTAACTcagaacaatgaaaaaaaaatatacaagAAACGACGATCCCCAAATAATCACAAACATATACAAATTAAATCTGgtgcaaaataaatattaatcatTTGCTACCTGGCGTGGCCCATCTACAGTATTTGGATCTCCCCCATTGGCCCCATCAGCGATGCAAAGCCAGCGACGCTGGGGAGTCCAGTGTGGGGGTTATTGCTGATTGGCTAGGGAGAAGGAAAGCCAAAGGAATCAGGAGAGCTCAGGGGAGAGACAACCAGCACTGAGGTACTAAAATTCTCTGCAGAGGATATGTGTGAGATTCTCTCCCACCCTACCCCTTGTGCAGCCACTCACACTGGTGCACAAGAGTATAAAACGTGCCCAAATCCGAACGCAATGCCTTTGTGCTTGTACGCAGGGCAGGGCAGAATCAGGACCCCGGACTATGGAACGGCCACAACATTCAAGGGCCGTTGGAGACAAGTGGGGACAAGATCTGATCTGGATCGGCACATGCCCTCGCTCTGTTCTGCACTCTGGTGCCAGCAGCGCAGTTTGCGAACCTAGtcccctgggctagatggaggcATTGTTTCATGGAGATTGTAGTATCCTGGATAAAAGCTGAACAGGAGTCATGAAAGCTACTGAGAGAACATCAATTGGGCCTTTAAACGGAATCAATTTGCTCCTTGAAACAGGTCTAGTCTCTGATAACCAAGGACACGAGGGGCTCGATTCTACTCTCACAACAGCACAGATTAGGAGTCagtcctctgaagtcagtggagagaaCAGTTACCAAGCGAATCAACCCACTGAAGTTACAGACATGCATGCAGCTCCGATTCAGGAAAACATGGACAGATGTGCTTAACGTTAACCATGTGCTTTACTTCCGGTGACTCCGAAggggcttaagcacatgcttaggtgcTGTCCTGAATATAGGGGATGCTTTCCTGGATTGGAGCCAAGATGATGAGAAACATGACCATGGCTGAAGTATCATCCCTTCTGAGGTCACTTCCTGGTCTCCAACAGAACAGGAAATGACATGTACTGGAAGAGAAGCCGCCTGTTTTCATTAATTTAATCAGCACATAACTCCCTGGTCAAAAAACTGCTGCCCAGAGGCCTCAGAAGAGACAGGTGAAATTAACATGGGTGTTTCCATACACAAATTCACAAGTGAGCGGAGAAAGAGGCTTCAGAAGACACCACCTTTTTTCCAACCAGACTTTGTAGAGAAAtatttcttcttaaaaaaaaaaaatggactttTAAAATCTCTCGAGTCTCTCCTCATAGgaaaggatatttaaaaaaaaataaaaaataaagcccCCCACAAATAAATTACATAAAGTCAGCCCCAGTGGGCAGCATTTGGAAACCACTGTGCTTTTGTCTGGAATAAAAAACCTCCCACACAATCAGAACATTAAAAACCAGACAAAAGCGCCGGCAATTGAAAGATTTGTACCCAGTCAAGGAAGAAATTCCAAGGGACAACGATGCACTCAAAAAATCCCTGTGCAAGCTCTGGTATTTCTATGGCAACAGATGGCTCAGACTCCTACAAGGAGGGAGCCAGACTTCTCCGGAAGGGTGACTGGAGATGCATAATGTGTATCTGCCCCTGAATTTCAATGGGAAGGACACTGTTAGAATAAATGCAAGGTAAGGAAGTAAAAGCCCACACTGCAGATGGGAGAATTGGGAAATCCTGGCAAAAAGTCCAATCACTGgagttttcctttcaaaatgcTCAGCAGCGCGCTAGGTCGGCCCCAATCCTGTAACCTAGTCCAGGTAGGTGGCTCATTCGGCCCATGCAGCACCTCTGTTACTTTACAAGGGTCTGCCCTGGCTGGATCCAGTTGCACAAGGATGCCTTaacatcccttcccttcccaactcTCTAACCTGGCCAGATTCATTTCCCCTGgaatccctcctccccactcccatcccatttATCTGCAATAGAGTCCACCCCACAGGGCTCAGGCCTGTGGTTCTGTATGAGTCAATGGGACCAGCCTCTCAGTGAAATCTGAGGAGCAGCTTGGGGGCTCTGGTCACAGACTGTGAGCACGTATATGGACCCATTTGGGAGGGTGCAATCAAACACTGGCACCTGCTTCCAGACCAGTTGAGAAATGGCATGCAGCGGCCAGCGTTTGAGAAAGCCCTGTTTTAAAACCCAACAGCTCTTGCAgcgctgtgtagtgctggagcgAGAAGAAACGCTACATGTTCTGGTGCCGCTTTGCTCTACGTCCCCATACAATTTAGGAGAGTTTCATCAGTTCCaaagatggggaaactcaggcacaggaagggaaagggacttgcccaaggttacacagctgggcagtggcagagctggaattaaCACGTATAGCTCCTGAGGCCCAGTCCCGTGCCCCAGACATGACGCCACTCTGACGGCCGCAGGACCTTTTTCTACAcaaggggtcccatccctggaaTACTGTGCTGAGAAGAGCCACAGCAAATCGGTCAGCGGCAGAATTCAGCGACTCTATCGACGGAGCACGCCTGGGAAGGACACAGCTTCCCACTGCTGCCTGGCACCTTGGTTGCAGGGAGTCAAACGACAACTGCATCGAGATGGTACAGTAGGCAAAGGGAACCATGCTCCACTGCCTGTGGATCTCCCCAGCCAATGGGCCCAAGCGAGATGCACGTTACAACAGCTGTTGCCAACAGCCGGGGCTAGAGTGATGGCAAATTCCCCTGGATAGCCAGTGACAGAGCAGCTCAGCATGAGCAGAGCCAGAGTGCAGTTAAACCCACAAACAGCACAGTGCCTGAGCCTGATCCTTCACCTCTCTGCACCTCATGGTGTCACCTGCTCAAAGGGCAGAAGGCGACCAATCCTGAATTCTCCGCTCAAGCTGTAGggaacttcctgcagccctcGATCCTAGGCATATATGGGCACACAAGGAGAACAGCAAGGGAAGGCCAGACTCTCCCTGTCTAGCCATACTGTAGCAAAGCAGATTTTAATAGCAGCCTAGACGACCCCAATGAGACAGTGTCTCTTTTGGGGCTGTCGTCGTAATGACACAGGAGGTGctctcccagctgcaggcagAGCATCATGACTGAGAAAATTCAGGCTGCCTTGGAAACCAGTGGAAACCAAGACTAACTGAAACGTTTTTCAGT from Gopherus evgoodei ecotype Sinaloan lineage chromosome 2, rGopEvg1_v1.p, whole genome shotgun sequence includes:
- the CNNM3 gene encoding metal transporter CNNM3 isoform X4, with the protein product MALPPPLAPWLLGTLVALLLALSSLLRVLQLSTLWLDPVELYVLRDCGSEAERKACKALELVRQRGTFALCSLLLLSSLANAALAVLFYWAVRMVAPAVLAVAVLVFLLAEVLPFAVSSRWGLALAPRGLWLTQLCMLLTFPVSLPLSKLLELALQHDASTCLLREKIVDMVRNSDPYNEFVREEFSKGALRNKTVEDVLTPLDKCFMLNANAVLDFKSMSMIMQSGYTRIPVYEEERTNLVDMLYVKDLALVDPDDCVPLSTISKFYNHPLHFVFNDTKLDAVLEEFKRGKSHLAIVQKVNNEGEGDPFYEAIGLVTLEDVIEEIIRSEILDESDNYKENKVRKRPAPMGTLLEHRKEEFSLFKGSDNEHKVKISPQLLLATQRFLSREVDLFSPARVSEKVLLHLLKHPSVNQEVKFNESDRLAPEHYLYQRNQPVNYFVLVLQGRVEVEIGKEGLKFENGAFTYYGVSALMAPSSVHQSPVSTLRPNRREQLLDCSEGSSYSTYCPDYTVRALTDLQFIKVTRLQYLNALMTSRIQPSPQSPDSLELKIVPNSQTKLLDDRNTMPG